From Sphingomonas hengshuiensis, one genomic window encodes:
- a CDS encoding TonB-dependent receptor domain-containing protein translates to MADRHKTARATAYRLLALGSTALGAMLSVEAMAQTAPTPATEAAQQAEAPADVAPQADSGDETREIVVTGTRLGVSGFTAPTPVTVLGVDMIEKTSSPTIGEALAQLPSFRPTSTPGTQGIFPANAGARISDLRGLGASRTLVLVDSRRFPPSTSTGTIDLNLIPTLLVQRAEVVTGGASAAYGSDAVSGVINILLDTKLKGIKASAGYGVTEVGDGKQYFAQFAAGTSFNDDRGHAVFGAEYNKDEGTGGCYTRTFCSNEVADLTGVPGADGRPAHNITYNVRTGTLTPGGLITATINAAGVRTAAKGGVLSGLQFAPNGQTTAFEYGTYSNALFQAGGTGAGLNAFFGDPLLSIPVERYNALGHFEYEFSPAITAFVEASYGHVQGRTRGPEIRDTGYPTTGTVISIDNPFLPSSVRDTMAANGIVGLTLGKLGTEFGTMDSVSTRDTMRVLAGGSGELGGSWKWDAYVQYGVTDYNQVTINNRITARYAKAVDAVTGPNGTPVCRVNADANPANDDPACVALNIIGQGNFSAAAKAYAFGTTLQDSEFTQTSGAFNVSGQPFETWAGPVAVAAGVEGRNNGLKIQVDPISAANGFYIFNQTPSQGTVSVVEGYAEVAVPLLRDSPLGSKLDINGAARQARYTNTSGATKNTFDATTWKVGLTYSPFSWMLLRATQSRDIRAPNTSELFTTPVGGLAALTDTKTSTQVFAQLFTGGNINLRPEKAKTFTAGMTLQGEGALRGLRFSADYYNVIIKDAIASLGAQVIVDTCNRTNSAEICALVTRDSSGLLQSVSVLQLNLNEQKVRGLDFEAGYNIPLGADRALDLRVLTTHTIDFTNSALPGINRAGDNGLSGVPSWVVDGIVSLDWERVGINLQGRYISKGKIDATLVGPEDEGYSIYLANSINTNRVPSRFYTNLGATFQLIDRPANKVELFGNVYNLFNVTPPPYWNGNNNAVYYDNIGRRYRVGIRASF, encoded by the coding sequence ATGGCTGATCGACACAAGACTGCCCGCGCCACTGCCTATCGCCTGCTGGCGCTGGGATCGACTGCGCTGGGGGCGATGCTCTCGGTGGAAGCGATGGCGCAAACCGCGCCGACTCCGGCAACGGAGGCCGCCCAGCAGGCGGAGGCGCCCGCCGATGTCGCCCCGCAAGCCGATAGCGGCGATGAGACGCGCGAGATCGTCGTCACCGGTACGCGGCTGGGGGTCAGCGGCTTTACTGCGCCGACGCCGGTCACCGTGCTGGGCGTCGACATGATCGAGAAGACCTCGTCGCCGACGATCGGCGAGGCGCTGGCACAGCTTCCCTCGTTCCGCCCCACCAGCACGCCCGGCACCCAGGGTATCTTCCCCGCCAATGCCGGCGCGCGCATCTCCGACCTGCGCGGCCTGGGCGCGTCGCGCACGCTGGTGCTGGTCGACAGCCGCCGCTTTCCGCCGAGCACCTCTACCGGCACGATCGATTTGAACCTGATCCCCACGCTGCTGGTCCAGCGCGCCGAAGTCGTCACCGGCGGCGCGTCGGCGGCCTATGGTTCGGACGCGGTGTCGGGGGTGATCAACATCCTGCTCGACACCAAGCTCAAGGGGATCAAGGCCTCCGCCGGCTATGGCGTGACCGAAGTCGGCGACGGCAAGCAATATTTCGCCCAGTTCGCGGCAGGCACCAGCTTCAACGACGATCGCGGCCATGCCGTGTTCGGCGCCGAGTATAACAAGGACGAAGGCACCGGCGGCTGCTACACGCGCACCTTCTGCAGCAACGAAGTCGCCGACCTGACCGGGGTACCGGGTGCCGATGGGCGCCCTGCGCACAACATCACCTATAATGTGCGCACCGGTACGCTGACTCCGGGCGGGCTGATCACCGCGACGATCAACGCGGCGGGGGTGCGCACCGCTGCCAAGGGCGGCGTGCTCAGCGGGCTCCAATTCGCCCCCAACGGCCAGACGACGGCGTTCGAATATGGCACCTATTCCAACGCGCTGTTCCAGGCGGGCGGGACCGGCGCGGGGCTCAATGCGTTCTTTGGCGATCCGCTGCTGTCGATCCCGGTCGAGCGGTACAATGCGCTTGGCCATTTCGAATATGAATTCTCGCCGGCGATCACGGCCTTTGTCGAGGCGAGCTATGGCCATGTTCAGGGCCGCACGCGCGGGCCCGAAATCCGCGACACCGGCTATCCGACCACGGGCACGGTCATTTCGATCGACAACCCGTTCCTGCCCAGTTCGGTGCGCGACACGATGGCCGCCAACGGCATCGTCGGGCTGACGCTCGGCAAGCTCGGCACCGAGTTCGGCACGATGGACAGCGTGTCGACGCGCGACACGATGCGCGTTCTGGCAGGCGGCAGCGGCGAACTGGGCGGAAGCTGGAAATGGGATGCCTATGTCCAGTACGGCGTCACCGATTATAACCAGGTCACGATCAACAACCGTATCACCGCGCGCTATGCCAAGGCAGTCGACGCCGTTACGGGGCCCAATGGCACCCCGGTCTGCCGCGTGAATGCGGACGCCAATCCCGCCAATGACGACCCGGCCTGCGTTGCGCTCAACATCATCGGCCAGGGCAATTTCTCGGCAGCGGCAAAGGCCTATGCGTTCGGCACCACGTTGCAGGACAGCGAATTCACCCAGACTTCGGGCGCGTTCAACGTCAGCGGCCAGCCGTTCGAGACCTGGGCCGGCCCGGTCGCGGTCGCGGCGGGTGTCGAGGGACGCAACAACGGGCTGAAGATCCAGGTCGATCCGATCTCCGCCGCCAACGGCTTCTACATCTTCAACCAGACTCCGTCGCAGGGCACAGTGTCGGTCGTCGAGGGCTATGCCGAAGTCGCGGTGCCGCTGCTTCGCGACAGCCCGCTCGGCTCCAAGCTCGACATCAACGGCGCGGCGCGCCAGGCGCGCTACACCAACACCAGCGGCGCGACCAAGAACACCTTCGACGCGACGACCTGGAAAGTCGGCCTGACCTACAGCCCCTTCTCGTGGATGCTGCTGCGCGCGACCCAGTCGCGCGACATCCGCGCGCCCAACACGTCGGAATTGTTCACCACCCCGGTCGGCGGCCTCGCGGCGCTGACCGATACCAAGACCTCGACTCAGGTGTTTGCGCAGCTCTTCACCGGCGGCAACATCAACCTGCGCCCCGAAAAGGCGAAGACCTTCACCGCGGGCATGACGCTTCAGGGCGAAGGTGCGCTGCGCGGGCTGCGCTTCTCCGCCGATTATTACAATGTGATCATCAAGGACGCGATCGCATCGCTGGGCGCGCAGGTGATCGTCGATACCTGCAACCGCACCAACTCGGCGGAGATCTGTGCGCTGGTCACGCGCGACAGCAGCGGGCTGCTCCAGTCTGTGTCCGTGCTCCAGCTCAATTTGAACGAGCAGAAGGTGCGCGGGCTCGATTTCGAAGCGGGGTATAACATCCCGCTCGGCGCCGATCGCGCGCTCGACCTGCGCGTGCTGACCACGCACACGATCGATTTCACCAACAGCGCGCTGCCCGGCATCAATCGCGCGGGCGACAATGGCTTGAGCGGGGTGCCGTCCTGGGTGGTCGACGGGATTGTTTCGCTCGACTGGGAGCGAGTCGGGATCAACCTTCAGGGTCGCTACATCTCGAAGGGCAAGATCGACGCCACGCTGGTCGGGCCCGAGGACGAAGGCTACAGCATCTACCTGGCGAACAGCATCAACACCAATCGGGTGCCGTCGCGTTTCTACACCAATCTCGGCGCGACCTTCCAGCTCATCGACCGGCCCGCGAACAAGGTCGAGCTGTTCGGCAATGTCTACAACCTCTTCAACGTGACACCGCCGCCCTATTGGAACGGCAACAACAACGCAGTCTATTACGACAATATCGGTCGCCGCTATCGCGTGGGCATCCGCGCGAGCTTCTGA